The Thioalkalivibrio thiocyanodenitrificans ARhD 1 genome window below encodes:
- a CDS encoding PAS domain S-box protein, producing MPAELSRNRKARPAGSDSDCRKTLVRRLTRMHEALVQFDHRQRMVYANPAARRLFGLPDGNAPNTPAFADLFEDPGQAEDLVGRLHQLTYPHHEPFRLRRAGLREAIIALIDLVGLYDADGRLTGFEAYITDITAQRAAEDRLRASERRLRTIVDAATDGLVVVDPDSRQLVFANEAMSRMLGRPREELLTLDIADMHPPRDRNWVLDAFRDHAAGLTHFSTEIPVLRRDGTVFVADISSSRIALEGQTCLLGVFRDVTERVRARNAERRTGSILKAAQRIAHLGYWVWDRRMRGFRWSEELWHLLGDPPGETASYRALLRRVPREERPGLMTTLRVALDGFAREFEFRHHLTARDGSLRVVHSRGEVLMDRHGQITELLGTVLDITASDADRARLEASEARLREFTDIAADWLWELGPDLRLIYLSPNARELLGVDPFGAIGKSCEDCHRSQGVVDTPEWREFLAALENHRPFHDLTIHWRPEAGRPRYLSLTGRPRLDAEGRFLGFRGVGRDITDQQVTQRQLHRVLEENRWLARNVIAAREHERKRLARELHDELGQLLTAVRLDAESILAPDADTDTVAAAAGDIMDLTARAQSWARAVTRRLHPLELDQLGLIDALRQEIGDWGRRNPLVRCEFSAPEAGFEGLDEHLALDLYRIVQESLTNIAKYARAGEIRICLAHEPPEPSAAEGAPGAGEPGTHAPLHAPVCTQPGGRIHLLVRDDGVGIQPTEVRMGLGVLGMRERVESHGGMFELCSRPGHGLSILVSVPLDAVPAATGERR from the coding sequence ATGCCCGCTGAGTTGAGCCGGAACCGCAAGGCGAGGCCTGCCGGCTCAGACTCCGATTGCCGCAAGACTCTCGTCCGGCGCCTGACGCGCATGCACGAGGCCCTGGTCCAGTTCGATCACCGGCAACGCATGGTCTACGCCAATCCGGCGGCCCGGCGCCTGTTCGGGCTGCCCGACGGCAATGCACCGAATACACCGGCATTCGCGGATCTGTTCGAGGACCCGGGCCAGGCCGAGGATCTGGTTGGCAGGCTTCATCAGCTCACCTATCCGCACCATGAGCCGTTCCGGCTGCGCCGCGCCGGTTTGCGGGAAGCGATCATAGCGCTGATCGACCTGGTGGGGCTCTATGATGCCGACGGGCGCCTGACGGGGTTCGAGGCGTATATCACGGATATCACGGCGCAACGTGCCGCCGAAGACAGGCTCAGGGCCTCCGAACGGCGCCTTCGCACCATCGTCGATGCCGCCACCGACGGCCTGGTGGTGGTTGACCCGGACAGTCGTCAACTGGTTTTTGCCAACGAAGCCATGTCCCGCATGCTGGGAAGGCCCCGGGAGGAACTGCTCACCCTTGACATCGCCGACATGCATCCTCCCCGGGACCGGAACTGGGTGCTGGATGCCTTCCGGGACCATGCCGCCGGACTGACGCATTTCAGCACGGAAATACCCGTGCTGCGCCGCGACGGCACCGTGTTCGTGGCGGACATTTCTTCGTCCCGGATCGCACTGGAGGGACAGACATGCCTGCTGGGCGTGTTTCGCGACGTGACCGAGCGGGTACGGGCGCGCAATGCCGAGCGTCGCACGGGCTCGATACTCAAGGCGGCTCAGCGCATCGCTCACCTCGGTTACTGGGTGTGGGATCGCCGCATGCGCGGTTTCCGCTGGTCCGAGGAGCTGTGGCACCTGCTGGGCGACCCGCCGGGTGAAACGGCCAGTTACCGCGCCCTGCTGAGGCGCGTGCCACGCGAAGAACGCCCCGGGCTGATGACGACCTTGCGGGTTGCCCTGGATGGTTTCGCGCGGGAGTTTGAGTTCAGGCACCATCTGACCGCCCGCGACGGTTCCCTGCGCGTGGTACACAGCCGGGGGGAGGTGCTGATGGACCGCCACGGCCAGATCACGGAGCTGCTGGGCACGGTGCTGGATATCACGGCGAGCGATGCCGACCGGGCCCGGCTGGAGGCCAGCGAGGCGCGCCTGCGTGAATTCACGGACATCGCCGCCGACTGGCTGTGGGAACTGGGGCCCGATCTGCGGCTTATCTATCTCTCGCCCAACGCCCGAGAACTGCTGGGCGTCGATCCGTTCGGCGCAATCGGCAAGTCCTGCGAGGACTGCCATCGCAGCCAGGGTGTCGTCGATACACCCGAGTGGCGGGAGTTCCTCGCGGCCCTGGAGAACCACCGGCCGTTTCACGACCTGACCATCCACTGGCGGCCGGAAGCCGGGCGGCCGCGATACCTGTCGCTGACCGGCCGGCCGCGCCTTGACGCGGAGGGGCGTTTCCTCGGTTTCCGGGGCGTGGGTCGGGACATCACGGACCAGCAGGTCACCCAGCGGCAGTTGCACCGCGTCCTCGAGGAGAACCGCTGGCTGGCCCGCAACGTGATCGCCGCACGGGAGCACGAGCGCAAGCGTCTGGCGCGGGAGCTGCACGACGAACTGGGCCAGCTGCTGACGGCTGTGCGGCTCGACGCGGAATCCATTCTGGCCCCTGATGCGGATACGGATACCGTGGCGGCTGCGGCTGGCGATATCATGGACCTCACAGCCCGCGCCCAGTCCTGGGCGCGGGCCGTCACCCGGCGCCTGCACCCCCTGGAACTCGACCAGCTTGGCCTGATCGACGCACTGCGCCAGGAGATCGGCGACTGGGGGCGCCGTAATCCCCTGGTGCGCTGCGAATTCAGCGCCCCGGAAGCCGGATTCGAGGGGCTTGACGAGCATCTGGCGCTTGATCTCTACCGTATCGTGCAGGAATCACTGACCAATATCGCCAAGTACGCCCGTGCCGGTGAGATCCGGATCTGTCTGGCCCACGAACCTCCGGAACCGAGTGCGGCCGAGGGCGCGCCCGGGGCAGGAGAGCCCGGCACCCATGCCCCCTTGCATGCACCGGTATGCACCCAACCCGGAGGTCGGATTCATCTCCTGGTGCGTGACGACGGGGTGGGCATCCAGCCGACGGAGGTGCGTATGGGGCTCGGCGTGCTGGGCATGCGTGAACGGGTTGAATCCCATGGCGGTATGTTCGAACTGTGTTCGCGCCCTGGTCATGGCCTGAGCATTCTCGTGTCGGTGCCGCTCGACGCGGTTCCAGCCGCAACCGGTGAACGCCGTTGA
- a CDS encoding putative bifunctional diguanylate cyclase/phosphodiesterase, translating into MSAKSSGDEAGSARVRVYSDQTIHEAFAQFLGITEQDQRLLVRYHEVLIGESERFAEIFYDYLLSYPITAQILARYQKDGGELRALINSQLGHLWQLLSGRVDRESARRLAHIGDVHYGFGVEPVWVMGAYLLYWDHLRARLADIPEPECTALENAVTKFLFRDMGLMLEGYWDATVRQVQDERNKAQALREQITSLLANLPQVLWSVDVVRNEPLYVSPSSRRICDMDVDTPIPCLNWTVAEDREAVRQAWREALAGRQVEVESRVRAPDGELRWFRRVFHPFTDESGRVVRIDGLMEDATDAKHNLERLNVLATTDSLTGLSNRTVLLDRLERAIAAAGRGRVPRQVALMLMDLDQFKEINDTLGHPVGDEVLRRVGARLSEKLRDSDTLARLGGDEFAVLLPEMEHARDTAEKVAGKLLDCFNEPFCIANQNLYLGASIGIAMFPEHGESVDSLMSRADVAMYEVKRAGLGYGFYDAGTNPHTTKRLRLAAELRGALERDELRLHYQPKVDLASGRVSGVEALVRWAHPRRGLMYPEEFLPTALRTGLIHPMTDWVLREALTQCMAWRAEGLGLRVAVNVDDTLSFHHCDLAERIGALLEEIGAPADCLEIELTENLLASDIATSSAVLERLANLGVRIAIDDYGTGYSSLAYLKQLPLHTLKIDKSFVIDMCQDENDAVIVRSTVDLAHNLGYTVVAEGVEDEEVLQLLEILGCDSAQGYHIARPMAADALAGWLRDRARN; encoded by the coding sequence ATGTCTGCAAAATCCTCCGGTGATGAGGCGGGTTCAGCGCGTGTGCGCGTATATTCGGATCAGACCATTCATGAGGCGTTCGCGCAGTTTCTGGGCATCACGGAGCAGGATCAGCGGCTGCTGGTCAGGTACCACGAGGTGCTGATCGGGGAGAGCGAGCGTTTTGCCGAGATCTTCTACGATTACCTGCTGAGCTACCCGATCACTGCGCAGATCCTGGCCCGATACCAGAAGGACGGCGGCGAGCTGCGCGCGCTGATCAACTCCCAGCTGGGTCACCTGTGGCAATTGCTCTCCGGTCGCGTGGACCGGGAGTCGGCCCGCCGTCTGGCCCATATCGGTGATGTGCATTACGGCTTTGGCGTGGAGCCGGTGTGGGTGATGGGGGCCTACCTGCTGTACTGGGATCACCTGCGTGCGCGCCTGGCGGATATCCCGGAGCCCGAGTGCACCGCCCTGGAGAACGCGGTGACGAAGTTCCTGTTCCGCGACATGGGGCTGATGCTCGAGGGCTACTGGGATGCGACCGTGCGCCAGGTGCAGGACGAGCGCAACAAGGCGCAGGCGCTGCGCGAGCAGATCACCAGTCTGCTGGCGAATCTGCCCCAGGTGCTGTGGTCGGTGGACGTGGTGCGCAACGAGCCGCTGTACGTGAGCCCCAGCAGCAGGCGGATCTGCGACATGGACGTGGACACACCGATTCCCTGTCTGAACTGGACCGTGGCGGAGGACCGCGAGGCGGTGCGCCAGGCCTGGCGCGAGGCGCTGGCGGGGCGTCAGGTAGAGGTGGAGAGCCGGGTCAGGGCGCCGGACGGGGAGTTGCGCTGGTTCCGGCGCGTGTTTCACCCCTTCACCGACGAGAGCGGTCGCGTGGTGCGCATCGACGGGCTCATGGAGGATGCCACCGATGCCAAGCACAACCTGGAACGCCTGAATGTGCTGGCCACCACCGACAGTCTCACGGGGCTGTCGAACCGCACGGTGCTGCTCGACCGGCTCGAGCGGGCGATTGCCGCGGCCGGGCGCGGGCGGGTGCCCCGGCAGGTGGCGCTGATGCTCATGGACCTGGACCAGTTCAAGGAGATCAACGACACCCTGGGCCATCCGGTGGGCGACGAGGTCCTGCGCAGGGTGGGGGCGCGTCTCTCGGAGAAGCTGCGCGACTCCGACACGCTTGCGCGCCTGGGCGGCGACGAGTTCGCGGTCCTGCTGCCGGAGATGGAGCATGCCCGGGACACCGCCGAGAAGGTGGCGGGCAAGCTGCTTGACTGTTTCAACGAGCCGTTCTGCATTGCCAATCAGAATCTCTATCTGGGGGCGAGCATCGGCATTGCCATGTTCCCGGAGCATGGCGAGAGCGTGGACAGTCTGATGAGCCGCGCCGATGTGGCCATGTACGAGGTCAAGCGTGCCGGGCTCGGTTACGGTTTCTACGACGCAGGCACCAACCCCCACACCACGAAGCGGCTCAGGCTCGCGGCGGAGCTGCGCGGCGCGCTCGAGCGCGATGAGCTGCGCCTGCACTATCAGCCCAAGGTGGATCTCGCCTCGGGCAGGGTCAGCGGGGTGGAGGCGCTGGTGCGCTGGGCGCATCCGCGGCGCGGTCTGATGTATCCGGAGGAGTTCCTGCCCACGGCCCTGCGCACGGGGCTGATCCACCCCATGACCGACTGGGTGCTGCGCGAGGCGCTGACACAGTGCATGGCCTGGCGCGCCGAGGGCCTTGGCCTGCGCGTGGCGGTCAACGTCGACGATACGCTGTCGTTTCACCACTGCGATCTCGCCGAGCGCATCGGGGCGCTGCTTGAGGAGATCGGCGCGCCCGCCGACTGCCTGGAGATCGAGCTCACGGAGAATCTGCTGGCGAGCGACATCGCCACCAGCTCGGCGGTGCTCGAGCGCTTGGCGAACCTGGGTGTCAGGATCGCCATCGACGACTACGGCACGGGCTACTCCTCGCTGGCCTATCTGAAGCAACTGCCGCTGCATACGCTCAAGATCGACAAGTCGTTCGTGATCGACATGTGTCAGGACGAGAACGACGCGGTGATCGTGCGCTCCACCGTGGATCTGGCCCATAACCTGGGCTACACGGTGGTGGCCGAGGGCGTGGAGGACGAGGAGGTGCTCCAGCTACTGGAGATCCTTGGCTGTGACAGCGCCCAGGGCTATCACATCGCCCGCCCCATGGCCGCCGACGCGCTGGCCGGCTGGCTCCGGGACCGGGCCCGGAACTGA